One Intestinimonas butyriciproducens genomic window, GGCAGGACCACTTTACCGAATACTTGCAACTTGTTGGCGCCATCCACCCGGGCCGCCTCTTCGATTTCCAGGGGTACAGTCTGGAAAAAGCCCACCAGCAGCCATACGGCGTAGGGCACCGCGAAAGACAGATACACAATGATGAGGCCCACGCGGTTGTTCATCATCCCCGCCTTGCCCATGATGATGGAATAGGGCACCGCCAGCAGAATGGGTGGGAACATATAGGTGGTGATAAGCACCCGGGTCAAAACCTTGCCAAACTTGGGAAAGAAACGGACCACGCCGTAAGCCCCCAGAGCGGAAATGGTAATAGCGATCAGCGTCGTACAACCGGCCACGATGATGCTGTTGACGATATTGACGTTAAAATGGAGTTGTCCCAGCACGGTCTTGAAAAAATCAAAGGTGATTTCCTTAGGCAGGATGGCGGTAGGGTTGCCCGTGAGCTCACCCTTGCTCTTGACAGAGGAGAGGAGAATCCACAACAGTGGAAACGCGGCAATGGCGGCCAGGATGGTCAGATAAGCATAACTGATGACATCACCTAGCCAGCCACGGCGAAGCCGCCTTTTTTTGCGCATCATTCACCCTCCTTTTCCCATTTATTCAGCAGGCGGAAGTACAGGGCGCACACCACCAGCAGGAAGAGTAGCAGCAGTACCGTCACCGCGGAGGAACGGCCCAGTTGCTTCAGCCCCCAGCCAAGGTTGTAGGCGTAAATGGGCACGGTCTGCGTCAGGTTGGCAGGGCCGCCGCCAGTGATGAGGTAGATGATATCAAAGCTGTTGAAGACCCAGATGGTGCGCAGCACCACCAGGAGCCCGACCACCATACGGATATGTGGAACCGTGATATGGATAAAAGACTGCCAGGCTGAGGCTCCATCCAGCTGCGCCGCCTCATATTGGTCCTTGGGTACTGTTTGGAGGGCAGAGAGGATGTTGACCATAATCAGTGGCGCGCCAAACCAGATGTTTACAAAAACCAAAGTTGGGAAGACAAGCCCAGCGCTGCTTAAAAACTGCGGCGGCGTGGCACAAAGGCCAACCTGGACCAAAAAATTCGGCAGGAAGCCGGAGACACCGTTTAAAATCCATTTCCAGGAAAAGGCTAAAACGATGGAGGGAAAAGCCCAGGGTATAATGAGGCATGTGCGGTAGACCCCTGCCGCATGGCGGATGCGGTTGAGTGCCAAGGCACCGGTAAATCCGACCAGAAGCTGCCCCAGCAAGGATGCCGCCGTCCACTTGATATTGGTCCAAAACGCCGCCCAGAAGACCGGATCTGTGAGGATTTTTGCATAATTTTCAAACCCGACAAAAGAATAGGCCGGTTTGATAAGATTCTTGTTGGTAAAGCTGTAGAAGATGCTGGACATCACCGGATAGAGCAGCAGAAGCAGCACCACCAGCATTGCAGGGAGTATGAAGCAAAAGCCGGTAACTTTTGCTATCATTCGTTTACGGCTTCGCATATTGCCAACCCCTTTCAGAACCACGGCGGGGACAAATATTCGCCCCCGCCGTATCCTGGGTTCCTTGTTTCCTTTTCCGGGCGTCCTTTAGCCGGTTGCAGTTGCAAACAGGTCGTTGAGCTGGTCATTGGCCGCCTTGGCCGCCTGTTCCACCGGCGTGCCGTTGAGTACAATGTCCTGGAACATGTTCTCCACCACCCGCTGATTGGCCAGGATACCGGCCTCCACACAGGGGCCGTATTCCATGCCGACATAAGTGCCGTGACTCAGGGCATCGCTGATGACCTCCATCGCGTGCTGGTACTTCTGAATGGTGGGATCGGCTAGGAAAGCGGGATCATCGGTGATCTCTTTCAGTGCGGGCAGCATACCTACGGGGACGGAGTGCAGGAAGGGGATGTACACGTCGGGCTGGTAGAAATACTCAATGAACGCCTTGCAAATCTCCGGATGCTTGGAGTTCTTCCATACCACCAGGGGCATGTTGTTGACGATGTAGTCGGGCTGGTCTCCCTTGTTGATGGTGGGTACAGGGGCGCAGTCGATATAGTCCATCAGCTCGGGGGTGTTGGACTCCACGCCGCCAATATGGAAACCGGAGTTAAAGTCGAACGCATTCTTGCCCTGGTAGTACAATGTCGCCTGATCCAGAGTATTATAATTGATGGAATCGGCAGGGGAATTGTTCTTGTACATATCGGTCCAGAACTTGATCCCCTGTATGGCGGTATCGCTGGTCAGATTGGCTTTGTGCTCGGGCGTCAGCAGCGACTCGCCGTGGCTGCCTACATAGACATCCAGGAAACAGGTGGCGTAGAGGTCGTTGGTGCCCATAGGCACGGAACAGCCATATACGGCGCCGTTCTCGCCCTTGGTGATCGCGGTGGCCGCGGTGTTAAACTCGTCCCAGGTGGTGGGGACCTCCAGATTGTACTTCTCCAGCAGATCTTTGCGGTACCACATGACGAAAGCGTGGGAGTAGATGGGCACGGCGTAGCAGTTGCCGTCGGAGTAGGTCATCTCCTGAAGGGGAGACTCATAGAAGCGGTCCCGGCCGATATCGTCGATCAGATCGTCCAGGGGTATGATGGCATCGGCGTTGATCATCTCCACCACTTGGCCCGCCTGGGCGGTGGACATATCGGGGACGTTGCCGGAGGCCAGACCCGTGGTCCACTTGGTATAGAAGTCGGCCCAGGAAAAGGTCTCGATATTGATTTTTACCTTGGGATGATCTGTCATGAAC contains:
- a CDS encoding carbohydrate ABC transporter permease translates to MLVVLLLLLYPVMSSIFYSFTNKNLIKPAYSFVGFENYAKILTDPVFWAAFWTNIKWTAASLLGQLLVGFTGALALNRIRHAAGVYRTCLIIPWAFPSIVLAFSWKWILNGVSGFLPNFLVQVGLCATPPQFLSSAGLVFPTLVFVNIWFGAPLIMVNILSALQTVPKDQYEAAQLDGASAWQSFIHITVPHIRMVVGLLVVLRTIWVFNSFDIIYLITGGGPANLTQTVPIYAYNLGWGLKQLGRSSAVTVLLLLFLLVVCALYFRLLNKWEKEGE
- a CDS encoding ABC transporter substrate-binding protein yields the protein MKKAMSLFLAVLMAATLLTGCGPSGSTPSSQTPDTQAPSASQSAQTDELEGEITFWHSFTQGPRLETIQAAADQFMTDHPKVKINIETFSWADFYTKWTTGLASGNVPDMSTAQAGQVVEMINADAIIPLDDLIDDIGRDRFYESPLQEMTYSDGNCYAVPIYSHAFVMWYRKDLLEKYNLEVPTTWDEFNTAATAITKGENGAVYGCSVPMGTNDLYATCFLDVYVGSHGESLLTPEHKANLTSDTAIQGIKFWTDMYKNNSPADSINYNTLDQATLYYQGKNAFDFNSGFHIGGVESNTPELMDYIDCAPVPTINKGDQPDYIVNNMPLVVWKNSKHPEICKAFIEYFYQPDVYIPFLHSVPVGMLPALKEITDDPAFLADPTIQKYQHAMEVISDALSHGTYVGMEYGPCVEAGILANQRVVENMFQDIVLNGTPVEQAAKAANDQLNDLFATATG
- a CDS encoding carbohydrate ABC transporter permease, producing MMRKKRRLRRGWLGDVISYAYLTILAAIAAFPLLWILLSSVKSKGELTGNPTAILPKEITFDFFKTVLGQLHFNVNIVNSIIVAGCTTLIAITISALGAYGVVRFFPKFGKVLTRVLITTYMFPPILLAVPYSIIMGKAGMMNNRVGLIIVYLSFAVPYAVWLLVGFFQTVPLEIEEAARVDGANKLQVFGKVVLPIVAPGVVAVAIYTFINAWNEFLYSLILMNSSDKMTVAVALKSLGGQEVMDWGVMMAASALVVVPSVVFFMLIQKKIAGGLAQGSIK